A portion of the Segatella copri DSM 18205 genome contains these proteins:
- a CDS encoding outer membrane protein assembly factor BamD, whose amino-acid sequence MKKLTLIASCVALLLSSCAHEYNQVLKSGDYTYKYEYAKQSYAQGKYSRAIPLLQELVTMKKGSTEGEECLYMLAMAEYGMKDYETAAEYFKKYYSSYPKGKFAENAKYFVGESLYQNAPEPRLDQSTTITAIAAFQEFLDLYPDARLKQQATNRLFALQDLLVEKEYKSAKLYFDMGTYFGNCTSGGNNYEACIVTAQNALKDYPYSNRREEFASLIMKGKYELAKMSVEKKQLERYQDAEDECYGFINEYPDSKDRALAEKYIEKCKQYEKEHPETALEQLGNNAN is encoded by the coding sequence ATGAAAAAATTGACTCTTATTGCATCGTGTGTTGCATTGCTCTTGTCGAGCTGTGCCCACGAATATAACCAGGTATTGAAATCAGGCGATTATACTTATAAGTATGAGTACGCCAAGCAGAGCTATGCCCAGGGCAAGTATTCCCGTGCCATTCCTCTTCTGCAGGAACTGGTAACGATGAAGAAAGGTTCTACCGAGGGTGAGGAATGTTTGTACATGCTGGCTATGGCCGAGTATGGTATGAAGGATTATGAGACTGCTGCAGAGTATTTCAAGAAGTATTACTCTTCTTATCCTAAAGGTAAGTTTGCTGAAAATGCAAAGTACTTTGTGGGAGAGAGTCTGTATCAGAATGCTCCAGAGCCTCGTCTTGACCAGAGTACCACGATTACAGCCATCGCAGCCTTCCAGGAGTTCCTGGATCTTTATCCAGATGCCCGACTCAAGCAGCAGGCTACAAACCGCCTTTTTGCTCTTCAGGACCTCTTGGTTGAGAAGGAGTATAAGAGTGCCAAACTCTATTTTGATATGGGCACCTATTTCGGCAACTGTACCAGCGGAGGCAATAATTATGAGGCTTGTATCGTAACTGCACAGAATGCGCTTAAGGATTATCCTTACAGCAACCGACGCGAGGAGTTTGCATCGCTCATCATGAAAGGTAAGTACGAACTGGCAAAGATGAGTGTCGAGAAAAAGCAGCTGGAGCGCTATCAGGATGCTGAGGATGAGTGTTATGGCTTTATCAACGAATATCCTGATTCAAAGGACCGTGCACTTGCCGAGAAGTATATTGAGAAGTGCAAGCAGTACGAGAAAGAGCATCCGGAGACAGCTCTCGAACAGCTTGGCAATAATGCCAATTAA
- the uvrB gene encoding excinuclease ABC subunit UvrB, giving the protein MDFKITSKYKPTGDQPQAIRQLTEGVLEGDPAQVLLGVTGSGKTFTVANVIANVGKPTLILSHNKTLAAQLYQEMKGFFPENAVEYYVSYYDYYQPEAYLPTTDTYIEKDLAINDEIDKLRLGAVSALLSGRKDVIVVSSVSCIYGMGGPVAMQENIIKIHRGQRLDRNEFLRKLVDALYIRNDIELQRGNFRVKGETVDIFMAYSDHVLRVTWWDDEIDSIEEVDSLTYHRLASFEDYEIYPANLFVTTKEQQESAIRRIQDDLVKQVEFFKSIGDGIKAQRIKERVEYDMEMIKELGHCSGIENYSRYFDGRHEGERPYCLLDFFPKDFLLVVDESHVSIPQIGAMYGGDRARKKNLVEYGFRLPAAFDNRPLKFEEFHDLIPQAIYVSATPADYELREAEGVVVEQLIRPTGLLDPEIEVRPSENQIDDLLDEILTRTHRNERVLITTLTKRMAEELTEFLLNHNVKAAYIHSDVATLDRVKIMNDLRAGVYDVLVGVNLLREGLDLPEVSLVAILDADKEGFLRSHRSLTQTAGRAARNVNGKVIMYADNITDSMQKTIDETARRRSIQLKYNADHGITPKQIVKAITSALPTSKEEGAKIVPMGAEGSKPRVYVEPESAAFVADPIVRSMSKEELEKSIANTTALMKQAAKDLDFMQAAQYRDEIIRLQKELEEKG; this is encoded by the coding sequence ATGGATTTTAAGATTACATCAAAATATAAGCCAACTGGCGACCAGCCGCAAGCCATCAGGCAACTCACAGAGGGGGTACTTGAAGGAGACCCTGCACAGGTGTTGTTGGGTGTAACCGGCTCGGGTAAAACCTTTACGGTGGCAAACGTGATTGCCAACGTGGGGAAGCCTACGCTCATCTTGAGCCACAACAAGACTCTTGCCGCCCAACTGTATCAGGAGATGAAGGGTTTCTTCCCTGAGAACGCTGTAGAATATTATGTTTCATACTACGACTATTATCAGCCGGAAGCTTACCTACCAACGACTGATACATATATAGAAAAAGACCTCGCCATCAATGATGAAATAGACAAGTTGCGACTCGGTGCTGTTTCTGCCCTGCTCTCGGGCAGAAAGGATGTCATCGTTGTCTCATCCGTATCGTGCATCTATGGTATGGGCGGACCTGTGGCGATGCAGGAGAACATCATCAAGATTCATCGCGGGCAGCGACTCGACAGAAATGAATTTCTGAGGAAACTCGTTGATGCACTTTACATTAGAAATGACATAGAACTGCAACGTGGCAACTTTCGCGTGAAAGGCGAAACGGTTGACATCTTTATGGCTTACAGCGATCATGTTTTGCGCGTAACATGGTGGGACGATGAGATTGACAGTATCGAAGAAGTGGATTCACTCACTTATCACCGCCTTGCCTCGTTCGAAGATTACGAGATTTATCCAGCCAACCTTTTCGTAACAACAAAAGAACAGCAGGAAAGTGCCATTCGCAGAATTCAGGACGACCTGGTTAAACAGGTAGAATTCTTCAAGAGTATTGGAGATGGAATCAAGGCACAGCGCATCAAGGAACGTGTAGAATATGATATGGAAATGATTAAGGAATTAGGCCACTGTTCGGGCATCGAGAACTATTCCCGCTATTTTGATGGCAGACACGAAGGCGAACGCCCGTATTGCCTGCTCGATTTCTTCCCTAAAGATTTCCTGCTTGTGGTTGACGAGAGCCATGTGAGCATCCCACAGATTGGCGCCATGTATGGAGGCGACCGGGCACGAAAGAAGAACCTGGTAGAATATGGTTTCCGTTTGCCTGCTGCCTTCGACAACCGTCCGCTGAAATTCGAGGAATTTCACGATCTCATTCCGCAGGCCATCTATGTAAGCGCAACTCCGGCAGACTATGAATTGAGAGAAGCCGAAGGCGTGGTTGTGGAACAGTTGATTCGTCCAACAGGACTCCTGGACCCGGAAATCGAAGTCCGTCCAAGTGAGAATCAGATAGATGATCTTCTGGACGAAATATTAACAAGAACACACCGCAACGAGCGAGTTCTGATTACGACTCTTACAAAGCGCATGGCAGAAGAACTCACCGAGTTCCTGCTCAACCACAACGTAAAGGCTGCCTATATCCACAGTGATGTGGCAACCTTAGACCGAGTAAAGATCATGAACGATCTCCGTGCAGGAGTATACGATGTACTGGTGGGTGTCAACCTGTTACGAGAAGGACTCGACTTGCCGGAAGTTTCGCTCGTAGCTATTCTCGATGCAGACAAGGAAGGATTCCTTCGCAGTCACCGTTCTCTGACCCAGACGGCAGGCCGTGCAGCCCGAAACGTGAACGGCAAGGTAATCATGTATGCAGACAACATCACAGACAGCATGCAGAAAACAATAGATGAAACTGCCCGCCGCCGAAGCATCCAGTTGAAATACAATGCAGACCATGGCATTACACCAAAACAGATTGTGAAAGCAATAACCTCAGCTCTGCCTACTAGCAAGGAAGAAGGAGCAAAGATTGTTCCGATGGGAGCCGAGGGTTCTAAGCCTCGCGTCTACGTGGAACCGGAAAGTGCAGCCTTCGTTGCCGACCCTATTGTTCGCAGTATGAGCAAGGAAGAATTGGAGAAGAGCATTGCCAATACTACGGCATTGATGAAGCAAGCAGCCAAAGACCTCGACTTCATGCAAGCTGCCCAATATCGCGATGAAATCATCCGATTGCAGAAGGAATTGGAAGAAAAGGGATAA
- a CDS encoding IMPACT family protein: MIDEFKTISDTIGEGYYTEKRSKFLAFAHHVTTVDEVKEIVAGYRKKYYDARHCCYAYMLGPERTEFRANDDGEPSSTAGKPILGQITKSELTDILIVVIRYFGGVKLGTSGLIVAYREAAIDALAHCEEVTQQIEEIVTYDFTYPMMNDVMRIVKDMNPRILDQTFDNTCSIKLSIRKSEAEQLRSRLKKLSFE; this comes from the coding sequence ATGATAGACGAATTTAAGACTATATCAGATACGATAGGCGAGGGATATTACACCGAGAAAAGGAGTAAGTTTCTCGCCTTTGCTCACCATGTTACAACTGTTGACGAGGTGAAGGAAATTGTTGCCGGGTACCGTAAGAAATATTACGATGCCCGACATTGTTGTTATGCATATATGCTAGGTCCTGAACGGACAGAGTTCCGTGCCAATGATGATGGCGAACCTTCTTCTACGGCAGGAAAACCAATCCTCGGCCAAATCACGAAATCAGAATTGACGGATATTTTAATTGTCGTCATCCGATATTTCGGAGGAGTAAAATTGGGAACCAGCGGACTCATTGTTGCTTATCGTGAAGCTGCCATTGATGCTTTGGCTCATTGTGAGGAGGTTACGCAACAGATAGAGGAAATAGTAACCTATGATTTTACTTATCCGATGATGAATGATGTGATGAGGATAGTCAAAGATATGAATCCGCGTATCCTGGATCAGACTTTCGATAATACTTGCAGCATCAAACTTTCTATCAGAAAGAGCGAGGCGGAGCAGTTGCGTTCCCGTCTGAAAAAGCTGTCGTTTGAATAG
- a CDS encoding DUF1015 domain-containing protein — protein sequence MAIVKPFKGIRPPKDLVEQVESRPYDVLNSEEARAETGDNEKSLYHIIKPEINFEPGTSEYDPRVYESAAENFRKFQEKGWLKQDDKEQYYIYAQTMNGKTQYGLVVGAYVNDYMTGVIKKHELTRRDKEEDRMKHVRVCNANIEPVFFAYPDNEVLNELLMRYAATTPEYDFIAPIDGFRHQFWVVSDDQDIATITAEFAKMPSLYIADGHHRSAAAALVGAEKAKQNPNHTGKEEYNYFMAVCFQASQLTILDYNRVVKDLNGLTSDQFLDALTKNFEVIDIDAINVNVSGDEEGIPCYEKMAIDAAISQFGLDILKPAALHSFLLYLDGKWYGLFAKPGTYDDADPIGVLDVDISSRLILDDILGIKDLRSDKRIDFVGGLRGLGELKRRVDSGEMKMALALHPVTMQQIMDIADSGKIMPPKATWFEPKLRSGLIIHKLD from the coding sequence ATGGCTATAGTTAAACCATTTAAGGGTATTCGTCCCCCAAAAGATTTAGTTGAGCAAGTTGAGTCTCGTCCTTACGATGTTCTCAATTCTGAGGAAGCACGTGCCGAGACAGGCGATAACGAGAAGAGCCTTTATCATATTATTAAACCTGAAATCAATTTCGAACCAGGTACTTCTGAGTACGATCCTCGCGTTTATGAAAGCGCTGCAGAGAACTTCAGAAAGTTCCAGGAGAAAGGCTGGTTAAAACAGGATGATAAGGAACAGTATTATATATATGCACAGACGATGAACGGCAAGACTCAGTATGGTCTTGTGGTAGGTGCGTATGTAAACGACTATATGACGGGTGTCATCAAGAAACATGAGCTGACACGCCGCGATAAGGAAGAAGACCGTATGAAGCATGTGCGTGTATGCAATGCCAATATCGAGCCAGTATTCTTCGCTTATCCTGATAATGAGGTGCTTAACGAACTTCTGATGCGTTATGCAGCAACAACACCGGAATATGATTTCATAGCTCCAATTGATGGTTTCCGTCATCAGTTCTGGGTTGTAAGCGATGATCAGGATATTGCCACAATTACAGCGGAATTTGCCAAGATGCCTAGCCTTTATATTGCTGACGGTCATCACCGTTCTGCTGCAGCAGCTCTGGTAGGTGCAGAAAAAGCTAAGCAGAATCCTAATCATACAGGTAAGGAGGAATATAACTACTTTATGGCAGTTTGTTTCCAGGCAAGTCAGCTTACCATTCTCGATTATAACCGAGTTGTGAAGGATTTGAACGGTCTGACTTCTGATCAGTTCCTCGATGCTTTGACAAAGAATTTCGAGGTGATAGATATTGATGCAATCAATGTGAATGTATCTGGTGATGAAGAGGGCATTCCTTGCTATGAAAAGATGGCTATTGATGCTGCTATCAGCCAGTTTGGCTTGGATATTCTGAAACCAGCAGCTCTCCATTCTTTCCTCCTCTATCTGGATGGTAAATGGTATGGTTTGTTTGCCAAGCCGGGAACCTACGACGATGCTGATCCAATCGGCGTGCTCGATGTGGATATTTCATCTCGTCTGATTCTTGACGACATTCTGGGTATCAAGGATTTGCGTTCTGATAAGCGCATCGATTTTGTGGGCGGTCTTCGCGGTCTCGGTGAGTTGAAACGTCGTGTGGATAGTGGCGAGATGAAGATGGCACTTGCTTTGCATCCGGTTACTATGCAGCAGATTATGGACATCGCTGACAGTGGTAAGATTATGCCACCTAAGGCAACTTGGTTTGAACCTAAGTTGCGTAGCGGTTTGATTATTCACAAGTTGGATTAA
- a CDS encoding NAD(P)-dependent oxidoreductase, with translation MKVLVATEKPFAAAAVDGIKKEIEGAGNELVLLEKYTEKAQLLDAVKDVDAMIIRSDKADAEVLDAAKNLKIIVRAGAGYDNIDLAAATAHNVVAENTPGQNSNAVAELVFGLLVFTVRNFYNGKAGSELKGKKLGILAFGNVGRNVARIAKGFGMEVAAYDAFCPADVIEAAGVHAVKSQDELFQTCDIVSLHIPATPETIKSIDYKTVNQLPKGGILINTARKEVINEPELLKLLAEREDLKFITDIKPDADADFAKFEGRYFSTPKKMGAQTAEANINAGIAAAKQINAFFADGCTKYQVNK, from the coding sequence ATGAAAGTATTAGTTGCAACAGAAAAACCATTTGCAGCAGCTGCTGTAGATGGAATCAAAAAAGAAATAGAAGGAGCGGGCAACGAACTTGTCTTGCTCGAAAAGTATACAGAGAAAGCTCAGCTTCTCGATGCAGTGAAGGATGTGGACGCGATGATTATCCGCTCTGACAAGGCTGATGCTGAGGTGCTCGATGCGGCAAAGAACCTGAAGATTATCGTTCGTGCTGGTGCAGGTTATGATAACATCGACCTTGCTGCTGCTACTGCTCATAATGTAGTGGCTGAGAATACTCCTGGTCAGAACTCTAACGCAGTAGCTGAGTTGGTATTCGGCTTGTTGGTCTTTACTGTACGTAATTTCTACAACGGCAAGGCTGGCAGCGAGTTGAAGGGTAAGAAACTGGGTATTCTTGCTTTCGGTAATGTTGGTCGAAATGTGGCTCGCATCGCCAAGGGATTTGGTATGGAAGTAGCTGCTTACGATGCATTCTGCCCAGCTGATGTTATCGAGGCTGCCGGTGTGCATGCTGTAAAGTCACAGGATGAGTTGTTCCAGACTTGTGACATCGTTTCGCTTCATATCCCTGCTACTCCAGAGACTATCAAGAGCATCGACTACAAGACCGTAAACCAGTTGCCTAAGGGTGGCATCCTCATCAATACAGCGCGTAAGGAGGTTATCAATGAGCCTGAGCTCCTGAAACTTCTTGCTGAGCGTGAGGACTTGAAGTTCATCACTGATATCAAGCCTGATGCTGATGCAGACTTTGCCAAGTTCGAGGGTCGATACTTCTCAACTCCTAAGAAGATGGGTGCACAGACTGCTGAAGCAAATATCAATGCTGGTATTGCAGCAGCTAAGCAGATTAATGCGTTCTTTGCTGATGGCTGCACAAAATATCAAGTAAATAAATAA
- the serC gene encoding 3-phosphoserine/phosphohydroxythreonine transaminase produces MKKYNFNAGPSMLPREVIENTAKQILDFNGSGLSLMEISHRAKDFQPVVDEAVSLFKELLDIPEGYSVIFLGGGASLQFMQIPANFLIKKAAYINSGTWAKKAMKEAKHFGEVVEIASSSDANFTFYPQVPDTVPADCDYLHLTSNNTIYGTELRVDPDVNVPLISDMSSDIMSRPVDVSKYTAIYAGAQKNLSMAGVTVVIVKDDMLGKAPRELPTMLDYRTHVEKGSMFNTPPVVPIYTLMENLRWLKANGGVEAADKRAHERAEVLYAEIDRNKLFKGTVEETSRSLMNICFVMNDEYKELEKPFLDFATERGMVGIKGHRSVGGFRASCYNAQTMEGVQALVKAMQDFEAQH; encoded by the coding sequence ATGAAGAAGTACAATTTTAATGCAGGTCCATCAATGCTTCCACGCGAAGTGATTGAGAACACAGCAAAGCAGATTTTGGATTTTAATGGTTCAGGTCTTTCATTGATGGAAATCAGCCACCGTGCTAAGGATTTCCAGCCAGTAGTTGATGAGGCAGTCTCCTTATTCAAGGAGCTGCTTGACATTCCTGAGGGTTATTCCGTAATCTTCCTTGGTGGTGGTGCGTCATTGCAGTTTATGCAGATTCCAGCTAACTTCCTCATCAAGAAGGCTGCCTACATTAATTCTGGCACTTGGGCTAAGAAGGCAATGAAAGAGGCGAAGCATTTTGGTGAGGTCGTGGAGATCGCATCATCGTCCGACGCTAATTTCACTTTCTATCCACAGGTTCCTGACACTGTACCAGCCGATTGTGATTACTTGCATTTGACAAGCAACAATACTATATATGGTACTGAACTCCGTGTTGATCCAGATGTAAACGTACCATTGATTTCTGATATGTCTTCAGATATCATGAGCCGTCCAGTAGATGTTTCTAAGTATACTGCCATCTATGCAGGTGCTCAGAAGAATCTTTCTATGGCAGGTGTTACCGTTGTCATCGTTAAGGATGATATGCTTGGCAAGGCTCCTCGCGAGCTTCCTACAATGCTCGATTATCGTACTCACGTTGAGAAGGGCAGTATGTTCAATACTCCTCCTGTTGTTCCTATCTATACCTTGATGGAGAATCTCCGCTGGTTGAAGGCTAACGGTGGTGTTGAGGCAGCTGATAAGCGTGCTCACGAACGTGCTGAAGTTCTTTATGCTGAAATCGACCGCAACAAACTCTTCAAGGGTACAGTGGAAGAGACTTCACGTTCATTGATGAACATCTGCTTCGTGATGAACGATGAGTACAAGGAGTTGGAGAAGCCATTCCTCGACTTCGCTACAGAGCGTGGCATGGTAGGTATCAAGGGCCACCGCTCAGTGGGTGGTTTCCGTGCCAGCTGCTACAATGCACAGACCATGGAGGGTGTTCAGGCACTCGTCAAGGCCATGCAGGATTTTGAAGCACAACATTAA
- a CDS encoding DEAD/DEAH box helicase, with product MVDRILDKLGIELNDMQQDSMQAILHGNKDVVVLSPTGSGKTLAYLLPLTQLIDATDDEAQAVVVTPGRELALQSANVLKNMGSGLRAMACYGGRATMDEHRVMKQVRPQIVFGTPGRLNDHLDKGNLSPYHIKYLIIDEFDKCLEMGFQDEMSRLIKSLPGLRRHFLLSATEAEEIPHFVHMGRVEKIDYRVDEDQVPDRVHIYKVDSPVKDKLESLSLLLRSLGDQSTIVFLNYRDSVERTNKYLVEQGFSTSFFHGGLEQKEREASLYRFSNGSANILVSTDLASRGLDIPDIDNIIHYHMPESEDGYIHRVGRTARWEAQGKAFFLLGPEEHIPEYVDAEIENYEMPVADLLPAPAKPKMATIYIGKGKKDKISKGDILGFLCKKGGLQSAEIGKIDVNDRYAYAAISRTKLRSVLNNVKGEKIKGVKTIVEEVR from the coding sequence ATGGTAGACAGAATTTTAGATAAACTGGGCATTGAGCTCAATGATATGCAGCAGGATTCTATGCAGGCAATCTTGCACGGGAACAAGGATGTGGTGGTACTTTCGCCAACAGGTAGTGGCAAGACACTGGCTTATCTTTTGCCTCTTACCCAACTTATAGATGCTACTGATGACGAGGCACAGGCGGTGGTGGTAACTCCTGGTCGGGAACTCGCTTTGCAGTCGGCTAACGTATTGAAGAATATGGGCAGCGGTTTGCGTGCGATGGCTTGCTATGGTGGTCGTGCTACGATGGATGAGCATCGCGTGATGAAACAGGTTCGTCCTCAGATTGTATTTGGAACTCCGGGCCGTCTCAATGATCATCTGGATAAGGGAAATCTTTCTCCATATCACATCAAATACCTGATTATTGATGAGTTTGATAAGTGTCTGGAGATGGGTTTCCAGGACGAAATGAGCCGACTGATTAAGTCATTGCCTGGCTTGCGTCGACATTTCCTGCTTTCTGCTACCGAAGCGGAGGAGATTCCTCATTTCGTACACATGGGTAGGGTAGAAAAGATAGATTACCGTGTGGATGAAGATCAGGTTCCTGACCGTGTACATATATATAAGGTGGATAGTCCGGTAAAGGATAAACTGGAGAGTCTGTCACTTTTGCTACGCAGTTTAGGCGATCAGAGTACCATTGTTTTCCTCAATTATCGCGACAGTGTTGAGCGCACCAATAAATATCTGGTGGAGCAGGGATTTTCAACCTCTTTCTTCCATGGTGGATTGGAACAGAAGGAACGCGAGGCTTCTCTCTATCGTTTCAGCAACGGTAGTGCCAATATCCTGGTGAGTACGGATCTGGCTTCGCGCGGACTTGATATTCCAGATATAGATAATATCATCCATTATCACATGCCGGAGAGCGAAGATGGTTATATCCATCGTGTAGGACGTACGGCACGATGGGAAGCCCAGGGAAAGGCTTTCTTCCTGTTAGGTCCTGAAGAACATATTCCGGAATATGTGGATGCAGAGATTGAGAATTATGAGATGCCTGTTGCTGATCTGCTTCCTGCGCCAGCCAAACCTAAGATGGCTACTATATATATAGGTAAAGGCAAAAAGGATAAAATCAGCAAGGGTGACATCTTAGGCTTCCTTTGTAAGAAGGGTGGGCTGCAGTCGGCTGAAATCGGTAAGATTGATGTTAATGACCGTTATGCTTATGCTGCCATTTCCCGAACGAAGTTGCGCAGCGTACTGAATAATGTAAAGGGCGAAAAGATAAAAGGCGTCAAAACGATAGTGGAAGAGGTAAGGTAG
- a CDS encoding tetratricopeptide repeat protein, giving the protein MKMQIFRNLWFLQIVFLLLEPLGLQAQKKEISAAKDLVKAGKDLAKAESSMRKLLTDSANRNNKKIWNILFDAVKKQYEQGNEKLYLKQAYDTAQLFNATRQLFVIAQGLDSVEMIPNKKGKCEFDFRKSHSEYLNKIRPNLYNGGTWFIRKQKYKEAYQFFDQYIECSTAPMFQSYKYAQKDKYLSSAAYWAVYAGYKMQDTKATLHHSYEALKDTAHYNYMLQYLAETYILEKDTARYLSTLKEGFERDPKFPFFFPRLVEYYSQENQLDSALAVADKALAIAPDNDIYLFTKGTILLNMGDFKQCIEVSKKALAVNESLAGAYYNIGLAYFNQAVEMDKNSLQSRKTHQVIDGLYKSAMPYLQKYRTMAPDMQDQWALPLYTIYLNLNMGKEFDEIDKLLNQKKK; this is encoded by the coding sequence ATGAAAATGCAGATATTCAGAAACTTATGGTTTTTACAGATAGTTTTTCTTCTGTTGGAGCCATTAGGGTTGCAGGCACAGAAGAAGGAGATTTCTGCAGCCAAAGATCTGGTAAAGGCTGGCAAGGATTTGGCGAAGGCCGAATCCAGTATGCGCAAACTCCTGACGGATTCTGCCAACCGGAATAACAAGAAAATTTGGAATATTCTCTTCGATGCTGTGAAGAAGCAGTATGAACAGGGTAATGAGAAACTCTACCTCAAACAGGCGTATGATACAGCCCAACTCTTCAATGCAACCCGACAGCTCTTCGTTATAGCCCAAGGACTTGATTCCGTTGAGATGATTCCTAACAAGAAAGGAAAATGTGAGTTTGATTTCCGCAAGTCTCATTCTGAATATTTGAACAAGATACGTCCGAACCTCTATAACGGAGGAACCTGGTTTATCAGGAAGCAGAAATACAAGGAGGCTTATCAGTTCTTTGACCAGTACATAGAGTGCAGTACTGCACCGATGTTCCAATCTTATAAGTATGCCCAGAAAGACAAATATCTTTCTTCGGCAGCTTATTGGGCTGTTTATGCCGGATATAAGATGCAAGATACCAAAGCTACGCTTCATCATTCTTATGAGGCGCTGAAAGATACGGCTCATTATAACTATATGTTACAGTATCTGGCTGAGACTTACATACTGGAGAAGGATACTGCGCGCTATCTCTCGACCTTGAAGGAAGGTTTTGAACGAGATCCGAAATTCCCGTTCTTTTTCCCGCGTCTGGTAGAGTATTATTCGCAGGAAAACCAACTCGATTCTGCACTCGCCGTAGCAGATAAGGCGCTGGCGATAGCTCCCGACAATGATATCTATCTCTTTACCAAGGGAACCATTCTCCTGAATATGGGTGATTTCAAACAATGCATCGAAGTGAGCAAAAAGGCACTTGCCGTGAACGAATCTTTGGCTGGTGCTTATTATAATATAGGTTTGGCTTATTTCAATCAGGCGGTTGAAATGGATAAGAATTCACTGCAATCCCGCAAAACTCATCAGGTGATAGACGGACTTTACAAGAGTGCAATGCCTTATCTGCAGAAGTACAGAACGATGGCGCCTGATATGCAGGACCAGTGGGCTTTGCCGCTATATACCATCTATCTGAACCTGAACATGGGTAAGGAGTTTGATGAGATAGATAAACTGCTCAATCAGAAAAAGAAATAA
- a CDS encoding DUF6057 family protein has protein sequence MKNKRSSTAKMQIACAIIFIPFTYVYLAFYQADVLAVAQHVFSGGLTNYSYTLAPLLITLVLYLLQVGVYAVTRVKRRFHGLTYFPSFLILTMITDIPVDIDRYHSLGAWWIILPLCLILWGGLIWIARQLEPIETEPHSNGWFSRYMWVNLLQMLVMILLVNFVASNDRLFHERMRMEHLMKEKQYEKALEVGEKSLKTDSSLTMLRIACLNETGELGSRLFTYPLVGGSKAMMPDSVTVKAMMWKAPKWMQKPSAWMVKHHLKYRLPVDYQLCALLLYKQLDKFVAEVQKHYKVTSGKLPVHYKEALVLYTHRRSNPSIVYHDNVMDTDFEDFQQMDHKYANETEKQNALRDTYGNTYWYYYEYGNK, from the coding sequence ATGAAAAATAAAAGGAGTAGTACTGCGAAGATGCAAATCGCCTGTGCTATCATCTTTATCCCATTTACCTACGTCTACCTGGCATTTTACCAGGCAGACGTACTGGCAGTGGCTCAGCATGTTTTCTCAGGCGGTTTGACCAACTACAGTTACACGCTGGCTCCACTGCTTATCACGCTCGTACTCTATCTGCTGCAAGTGGGAGTGTACGCGGTAACCCGTGTGAAACGCCGTTTCCACGGGCTTACTTATTTCCCTTCGTTCCTCATCCTGACGATGATTACCGATATCCCCGTTGATATCGACCGTTATCATTCGCTGGGGGCGTGGTGGATTATTTTGCCACTCTGTCTGATTCTATGGGGCGGATTGATATGGATAGCCCGCCAGTTGGAGCCGATAGAAACAGAGCCTCACAGCAACGGCTGGTTCTCCCGCTATATGTGGGTGAATCTGCTCCAGATGCTGGTGATGATATTGCTTGTCAACTTTGTTGCTAGCAATGATCGGCTGTTTCATGAACGTATGCGCATGGAACATCTGATGAAAGAAAAACAGTATGAAAAAGCTTTGGAAGTAGGTGAAAAATCTCTGAAAACAGATTCTTCGCTGACAATGCTCCGTATAGCCTGTCTCAACGAAACAGGCGAGCTGGGCAGCCGTCTCTTTACTTATCCGCTGGTAGGTGGAAGTAAGGCGATGATGCCGGATAGCGTAACCGTGAAGGCTATGATGTGGAAGGCGCCAAAATGGATGCAGAAACCTTCGGCATGGATGGTTAAACATCATCTCAAGTATCGTCTGCCTGTTGACTATCAGCTTTGTGCACTCTTGCTGTACAAGCAACTAGACAAGTTCGTAGCAGAGGTGCAGAAACATTATAAAGTAACTTCGGGCAAACTGCCTGTTCATTATAAGGAAGCGTTGGTTCTTTATACGCATCGCCGCAGTAATCCAAGTATCGTTTATCACGATAATGTGATGGATACAGACTTTGAGGATTTCCAGCAGATGGATCACAAATATGCTAATGAGACAGAAAAGCAGAATGCTCTTCGGGATACTTATGGAAATACCTACTGGTATTATTATGAGTATGGAAACAAATGA